In the genome of Carassius carassius chromosome 47, fCarCar2.1, whole genome shotgun sequence, one region contains:
- the LOC132130136 gene encoding cyclin-G2-like, whose product MEAIKLMKELKSNLDQEVHYLPKETGLSLIESTQENGTGVTAKCRDARVEDLWSLTSFFGYSTQTFVLAINLLDRFIAMMKVQPRYLACISIGCLHIAARVTEEECKVSSSHELIRISQCKFTVSDLNRMEKIISEKLNFQLKAVTALTFLHLYHAIALSHTSNRKDVLNLDKLEAQLKACLCRIVFSKAKPSVLALSLLMLEIEALQSVDLLEIAQRIQTHLKISKADLAHWRGLVEQCMREYSSPECAKPDHKKLVWIVSRRTAQNLHSIYRSVPELPTIPEDAWDESESEDSSEDLSSGEESLSSSLGSDAEGHYFPSNFRSRARRQ is encoded by the exons ATGGAGGCCATCAAACTGATGAAGGAGCTGAAGAGCAATTTGGATCAGGAGGTTCATTATCTGCCAAAGGAAACTGGTCTCAGTTTGATCGAATCCACACAAGAG AATGGTACTGGAGTTACAGCCAAATGTCGAGATGCTCGAGTGGAAGATCTCTGGAGCTTGACCAGTTTCTTCGGTTACAGCACTCAGACCTTTGTACTAGCCATTAACCTGCTGGACAGGTTTATAGCTATGATGAAG GTTCAGCCCAGATATTTGGCATGCATCAGCATCGGTTGCCTTCACATCGCCGCCCGAGTGACCGAAGAAGAGTGCAAGGTTTCATCAAGCCATGAACTCATTCGCATCAGCCAGTGCAAGTTCACCGTTTCAGACCTCAATCGAATGGAGAAGATAATTTCGGAGAAACTCAACTTCCAATTGAAAGCCGTCACAGccttaacattcctgcatttgtaCCATGCCATTGCACTTTCACACACGTCCAATAG AAAAGACGTTCTGAATCTTGACAAGCTGGAAGCCCAGCTGAAAGCCTGCCTATGCAGAATTGTTTTCTCCAAAGCAAAA ccTTCTGTGCTTGCTTTGTCACTGTTGATGCTTGAGATTGAGGCCTTACAGTCTGTGGACCTGCTAGAAATTGCCCAGCGcatacaaacacacctgaag ATCTCGAAGGCTGACCTGGCGCACTGGCGAGGTCTGGTAGAACAGTGCATGAGGGAATACTCCTCTCCAGAATGTGCCAAACCTGACCACAAGAAACTGGTGTGGATCGTCTCACGGAGGACAGCACAGAACCTGCACAGCATCTACCGCAGCGTCCCCGAGCTGCCCACCATCCCAGAGGATGCGTGGGACGAGAGCGAGAG TGAGGATTCAAGTGAAGACCTGAGCTCTGGGGAAGAGAGTCTGAGCAGCTCACTGGGCAGCGATGCCGAGGGACACTACTTCCCCTCCAACTTCCGCTCCCGTGCCCGCAGACAGTAA